In one window of Romboutsia hominis DNA:
- a CDS encoding putative sporulation protein YtxC, with the protein MKTIKVSLLSEEKLYAKNIFSKSKNISEDNEIVEIELDINENNKSTINGISSIVMKIIRDKILKDHIDKEYSNIYPDEKDEIYIYSLEILKNKEPFIEESIRQKLLDYIRTNDYINLDGFVNFRMKNFKKYILAVTDRAVEEYIIKKDQDEFIKVLKYFIEIQDDKIDLVKVHIKDEDTFLIYDKNGNRINEMNNEDIVNMVIEENLNSEDFLISTLLSLCPKKIEILDTLKNNISKEMINTIKSIFGDKVSIVYQN; encoded by the coding sequence ATGAAGACAATAAAAGTGAGTTTATTATCAGAAGAAAAACTTTATGCTAAAAATATTTTTTCTAAAAGCAAGAATATATCAGAGGATAATGAAATTGTAGAAATTGAACTTGATATTAATGAGAATAACAAATCTACTATAAATGGGATATCTAGTATAGTAATGAAAATTATAAGAGATAAAATATTAAAAGACCATATAGATAAGGAATATAGTAATATTTATCCAGATGAAAAAGATGAAATATATATATATTCTTTAGAAATATTAAAAAATAAGGAACCATTTATAGAAGAATCCATACGGCAAAAGCTGCTAGATTATATAAGGACAAATGACTACATAAATTTAGATGGATTTGTTAATTTTAGGATGAAAAATTTTAAAAAATACATATTAGCTGTAACAGATAGGGCAGTAGAAGAATACATAATTAAAAAGGACCAAGATGAATTTATAAAGGTTCTTAAATATTTTATAGAAATTCAAGATGATAAAATTGACTTAGTGAAAGTGCATATAAAAGACGAAGATACTTTTCTTATATATGATAAAAATGGCAATAGAATAAATGAAATGAATAATGAAGATATTGTAAATATGGTTATAGAAGAAAACTTAAATTCAGAAGATTTTTTAATAAGCACTTTACTAAGTTTATGCCCTAAGAAAATAGAAATACTAGATACATTAAAAAATAATATATCTAAAGAAATGATAAATACCATAAAATCTATATTTGGAGATAAGGTTAGTATAGTATATCAAAATTAA
- the nth gene encoding endonuclease III has product MKNINKILDILEETYPDAKCELNYTTPFELLIATILSAQCTDVRVNKVTEEMFKKYNTPEAFAKLSIEEISEEIKSCGLYKSKAQKIKETSIKICELYNGQVPDSLDELIKLPGVGRKTANVVLSNAFGQDALAIDTHVFRVANRIGMVNTTTPEKTEFPLMKVIPKKRWSHSHHLLIFHGRRICKARKPECEICPIQKYCKYYKENK; this is encoded by the coding sequence ATGAAAAATATAAATAAGATATTAGATATATTAGAAGAAACTTATCCTGATGCTAAATGTGAATTAAATTATACTACGCCATTTGAACTTTTGATTGCTACAATACTATCAGCTCAATGTACAGATGTTAGAGTAAATAAGGTAACAGAAGAGATGTTTAAAAAATATAATACTCCAGAAGCTTTTGCTAAATTAAGCATAGAAGAAATTAGTGAAGAAATAAAAAGTTGTGGATTATACAAAAGCAAAGCTCAAAAAATAAAAGAAACATCAATTAAAATTTGTGAACTTTATAATGGACAAGTTCCAGATAGCCTAGATGAATTAATTAAGTTGCCTGGAGTGGGAAGAAAAACAGCTAATGTTGTACTTAGTAATGCTTTTGGACAAGATGCTTTAGCTATAGATACTCATGTATTTAGAGTTGCTAATAGAATAGGTATGGTAAATACGACAACTCCAGAAAAAACAGAATTTCCATTAATGAAAGTTATACCTAAGAAAAGATGGTCTCATTCTCATCATTTATTAATTTTTCATGGAAGAAGAATATGCAAGGCAAGAAAGCCAGAGTGTGAAATATGTCCTATACAAAAGTATTGTAAGTACTATAAAGAAAATAAATAG
- a CDS encoding ABC transporter permease codes for MEDLALIISTTLMYSTPLIFAALGGVFSENSGIVNIGLEGMMTIGAFSAAAAGVLIGNPWIAFLIGGLAGGLFALIHAFATITCNADHTISGVAINLLAPGVALFTSKIMFDGATMTPTIPMENKIPRPLHGLFETGSILDTIFNSYATVFLAFILVAVVYYVLYKTKFGLRVRAVGEHPGAADTLGISVAKTRYAAVIISGILAGLGGASMSLAVVSSFRPTLISGQGYIALAAVIFGKWRPQWAMVACLLFGFSTALSVFFGNPSLPFSINENLLSMIPYVVTLIVLVIFVKSSKAPAALGNPYKKGER; via the coding sequence ATGGAAGATTTAGCTTTAATCATTAGTACCACTTTAATGTACTCTACGCCCCTTATATTTGCAGCATTAGGTGGAGTATTTTCAGAGAATTCAGGTATAGTTAATATAGGACTAGAAGGAATGATGACAATAGGAGCATTCTCAGCAGCAGCAGCAGGTGTTCTTATAGGAAATCCTTGGATAGCATTTTTAATTGGTGGATTAGCAGGTGGACTATTTGCTTTAATACATGCATTTGCAACAATAACTTGTAATGCAGACCACACAATATCAGGGGTTGCAATAAACTTATTAGCTCCTGGGGTAGCATTATTTACATCTAAGATAATGTTTGATGGTGCAACAATGACACCAACAATACCAATGGAAAATAAAATACCAAGACCTTTACATGGTTTATTTGAAACAGGAAGTATATTAGATACAATATTTAATTCATATGCAACAGTATTTTTAGCATTTATATTAGTTGCAGTAGTTTATTATGTACTATATAAAACTAAATTTGGTTTAAGAGTTAGAGCAGTTGGAGAACATCCAGGTGCAGCAGATACATTAGGTATAAGTGTTGCTAAAACAAGATATGCAGCAGTTATAATATCTGGTATATTAGCAGGTTTAGGGGGAGCATCAATGAGTTTAGCTGTTGTTTCTTCATTCAGACCTACATTAATATCAGGTCAAGGATATATAGCATTAGCAGCAGTTATATTTGGTAAGTGGAGACCTCAATGGGCAATGGTAGCTTGTCTATTATTTGGATTCTCTACAGCATTATCAGTATTCTTTGGTAATCCGTCATTGCCATTTAGCATAAATGAAAACTTATTATCTATGATACCATATGTTGTAACATTAATAGTTTTAGTTATCTTCGTTAAGAGTTCTAAAGCACCAGCAGCACTTGGTAACCCTTATAAAAAAGGTGAAAGATAA
- a CDS encoding Lon protease family protein → MLVYKNTSEIEPLESILGQERAIEAMEIGLKINNPAYNIYLAGEPGTGKTTYAMKALKKYSLEKDTHKDWCYVYNFEHPREPIAIGLRKGSGKIFKKDIEKLIETLLDELIEAFESEDFELSKNQLVEEYEIEKDALLKQIKKYGEEKGFKLKTSKVGMVFMPIEENGEEVDDDEFYKLKRELENMAIQVAYKIRDLEDAAKDALLDLEEETAKYIIDPHIDNLKEKYKEYEKVNLYLDNMRKDILEYVYLFYMSEEELKDKYDKEHFIKYKVNLFVDNGGDKENESAPIITEINPSVSNLFGKAEYDYNNGSIKTDFTKLIPGAIHKANGGYLVLYTDQLLRYGLSWDILKKTIQTRKISIDTQTSITPESIPIDVKVILIGDNYMYNLLYHYDKDFSKYFKILVDFDNEMDESEINRDGIARFIALQCEKNKLKHFTYEAVEEVIKFSIRLSGDSFKISTQFNKILEIIIEGDAYATIRNAEFVDKDDVKKAINERRKRLSRIESKMDESLENGFTLIETEGCRVGVINGLSVLNMGEYSFGRPSRITVTTSPGNKGIVNIEREVNMSGPIHNKGVLILGGYLSENFATDFLLSLNAYICFEQNYGGIDGDSATGAELYALISSISKIPLKQNIAVTGSMNQKGEIQVVGGITEKVEGFYYTCKKKGLSGEQGVIIPKNNRRNLVLCDEVSDAIRDNKFKIYEVENVKEAIEILTDMSFEDVKKKTIERLKEFSNINKKLKD, encoded by the coding sequence ATGTTAGTGTATAAAAACACATCAGAAATAGAACCTCTAGAAAGTATATTGGGGCAAGAAAGAGCTATTGAAGCTATGGAGATAGGTCTTAAAATAAACAACCCTGCGTATAATATATATTTAGCTGGAGAACCAGGAACAGGAAAAACTACTTATGCAATGAAAGCTCTTAAAAAATATTCATTAGAAAAAGATACACATAAGGATTGGTGTTATGTGTATAATTTTGAGCATCCAAGAGAGCCAATAGCTATAGGATTAAGAAAGGGATCTGGGAAAATATTTAAAAAAGATATAGAGAAATTAATTGAGACTTTATTAGATGAATTGATAGAAGCTTTTGAAAGTGAAGATTTTGAATTAAGCAAAAATCAACTTGTAGAAGAGTATGAAATAGAAAAAGATGCTTTGCTTAAGCAGATAAAGAAATATGGAGAAGAAAAAGGATTTAAGCTAAAAACTAGTAAAGTTGGAATGGTATTTATGCCAATAGAGGAAAATGGAGAAGAAGTAGATGATGATGAATTCTATAAATTAAAAAGAGAGTTAGAAAATATGGCAATACAAGTTGCATATAAAATAAGGGATTTAGAAGATGCAGCAAAAGATGCATTGCTTGACCTAGAAGAGGAAACTGCAAAGTATATTATTGATCCACATATAGATAACCTTAAAGAAAAGTATAAAGAGTATGAAAAGGTAAATTTATATCTAGATAATATGAGGAAAGATATATTAGAGTATGTTTATTTATTTTATATGAGTGAAGAAGAATTAAAAGATAAATATGATAAAGAACATTTTATAAAATATAAAGTAAATTTATTTGTAGACAATGGTGGAGATAAAGAAAACGAATCAGCACCAATAATCACAGAAATAAATCCTAGTGTATCTAATTTATTTGGAAAAGCAGAATATGATTATAATAATGGAAGTATAAAAACTGATTTTACAAAACTTATACCAGGGGCCATACATAAAGCTAATGGAGGATATCTAGTATTATACACAGATCAACTGCTTAGATATGGGTTATCTTGGGATATTCTAAAGAAAACGATTCAAACTAGAAAAATAAGTATAGATACGCAAACATCTATAACTCCAGAAAGCATACCTATAGATGTAAAGGTAATTCTTATAGGTGATAATTATATGTATAATCTTTTATATCATTATGATAAAGATTTTAGTAAGTATTTTAAGATATTAGTGGATTTTGATAATGAAATGGATGAAAGTGAAATTAATAGAGATGGAATAGCTAGATTTATAGCATTACAATGTGAAAAAAATAAATTAAAACATTTTACCTATGAAGCAGTAGAAGAAGTTATAAAGTTTTCTATAAGACTATCAGGTGATAGTTTTAAAATATCTACTCAGTTTAACAAAATACTAGAGATTATAATTGAAGGTGATGCTTATGCCACAATTAGAAATGCAGAGTTTGTAGATAAAGATGATGTAAAAAAAGCAATAAATGAAAGAAGGAAAAGACTTAGCAGGATAGAAAGTAAAATGGATGAATCCTTAGAAAATGGATTTACTTTAATAGAAACAGAGGGGTGTAGAGTAGGAGTTATAAATGGGCTCTCTGTACTAAATATGGGTGAATATTCATTTGGTAGACCATCTAGAATAACAGTAACTACTAGCCCTGGAAATAAAGGCATAGTAAATATAGAGAGAGAAGTAAACATGAGTGGTCCAATTCATAATAAAGGCGTATTAATATTAGGTGGATATCTATCTGAAAACTTTGCAACGGACTTTTTATTATCTCTAAATGCATATATATGCTTTGAACAAAACTATGGTGGAATAGATGGTGACAGTGCTACAGGAGCAGAATTATATGCACTTATATCTTCTATAAGTAAAATTCCTTTAAAGCAAAATATTGCAGTTACTGGTTCTATGAACCAAAAAGGGGAAATACAAGTTGTAGGAGGAATAACTGAAAAAGTAGAGGGATTTTATTATACTTGTAAGAAAAAAGGATTAAGTGGAGAACAAGGAGTTATAATACCTAAGAATAATAGAAGAAATTTAGTTTTATGTGATGAAGTTAGTGATGCTATAAGAGACAATAAATTTAAAATATATGAAGTAGAAAATGTAAAAGAAGCTATAGAGATTTTAACGGATATGAGTTTTGAAGATGTTAAGAAAAAAACAATAGAAAGGCTTAAAGAATTTAGCAATATAAATAAGAAGTTAAAAGACTAG
- a CDS encoding DegV family protein — protein sequence MKDIKIICDSLSDIPNELIEKYDIEVVPLTVILNEKEYKDGVDISNDEFYKTLREENVYPKTSQATYAQFKEVFEKYVNQGKRVLYIAGSSVATGTYQSAVMAKNDTDGEIYTYDSQAFSYVIGILVVEAARMASEGYDIDEIMKAIEELRDKTYVLFSVDTLEYLQKGGRISSTKAAIGSILNIKPILDIKNGLVAPVCQVRGKKNVISKMIELVKDNCGENLQDQTICIGYSDDFKERERLTEAVKAEFNPKDILYFQIGSCVGSHAGPGLTGIVCIKNK from the coding sequence ATGAAAGATATAAAAATAATATGTGATAGTTTATCAGATATACCTAATGAATTAATAGAAAAATATGATATAGAAGTAGTACCATTAACTGTAATCTTAAATGAAAAAGAATATAAAGATGGTGTAGATATATCAAATGATGAATTTTATAAAACTCTTAGGGAAGAGAATGTATATCCAAAAACATCTCAAGCTACATATGCTCAATTTAAAGAAGTATTTGAAAAATACGTTAATCAAGGAAAAAGAGTACTATATATAGCAGGTTCATCAGTTGCAACAGGAACTTATCAAAGTGCTGTTATGGCTAAAAATGATACAGATGGAGAAATATATACATATGATTCTCAAGCATTTTCTTATGTTATAGGAATATTAGTAGTTGAAGCTGCAAGAATGGCATCAGAAGGATATGATATAGATGAGATAATGAAAGCCATAGAAGAGTTAAGAGATAAGACTTATGTTTTATTCTCAGTAGATACGTTAGAATATCTACAAAAAGGTGGAAGAATATCTTCAACTAAAGCGGCTATAGGAAGTATATTAAATATTAAGCCGATATTAGATATAAAAAATGGTTTAGTTGCTCCAGTTTGCCAAGTTAGAGGCAAAAAGAATGTCATATCTAAGATGATAGAATTAGTAAAAGATAATTGTGGAGAAAATCTACAAGACCAAACAATATGTATTGGATACAGTGATGATTTTAAAGAAAGAGAAAGATTAACTGAAGCTGTTAAAGCTGAATTTAATCCAAAAGATATACTATATTTCCAAATAGGATCTTGTGTTGGTTCTCATGCAGGTCCAGGATTAACTGGAATAGTATGCATTAAAAATAAATAG
- a CDS encoding ABC transporter permease codes for MSSKVNKKKLSLADNTILFSIISIVLGLLVGAIALIIAGFNPIEAYSAMIDGVFGKPKFIAWAIIRSTPLILTGLSIAFAFRTGLFNIGAEGQFIVGSLVATIVGAGVQLPAIIHVPLTLLAAALAGAVWGGFAGWLKSKFGINEVISTIMLNWIAFYLSNYMIKNTWLARPNSEASISIHDSASIGISWLNGLVGPATKVNWGIVISIILVLIIAFILFKTTLGFELRGVGYNKFGAEYAGINVNSAILKSMAIAGLLAGIAGAIQVMGVSNNITILAAQEGYGFDGIAVALIANSNPIGVIFSGLLFGGLKYGSTKMQAIGAPSEVVNIVIGSIVFFIALSSVLRNLYIKMRDKKNKGGIA; via the coding sequence ATGAGTAGTAAGGTAAATAAGAAAAAACTATCTTTAGCTGATAATACTATTTTATTTTCTATTATCTCGATAGTTTTAGGACTATTAGTAGGAGCAATAGCATTAATAATAGCAGGGTTTAATCCAATAGAAGCTTATTCAGCTATGATAGATGGTGTATTTGGAAAACCAAAGTTTATAGCTTGGGCTATAATAAGATCAACGCCACTTATATTAACAGGTCTATCTATTGCATTTGCATTTAGAACAGGACTATTCAACATAGGAGCTGAAGGGCAATTTATAGTAGGTTCTTTAGTAGCAACTATCGTAGGAGCTGGGGTACAATTACCAGCAATAATACACGTACCACTTACTCTTTTAGCAGCAGCATTGGCTGGAGCTGTTTGGGGGGGATTTGCTGGTTGGTTAAAATCTAAGTTTGGAATAAATGAAGTTATATCAACTATAATGCTTAACTGGATAGCATTTTACTTAAGTAACTATATGATAAAAAATACTTGGTTAGCTAGACCAAACAGTGAAGCATCAATTAGTATACATGACTCGGCTAGCATAGGTATAAGTTGGTTAAATGGATTAGTAGGACCAGCTACTAAAGTTAACTGGGGTATAGTTATATCAATAATACTTGTTTTAATAATAGCATTCATATTATTTAAAACTACTTTAGGTTTTGAATTAAGAGGAGTTGGATACAACAAATTTGGTGCTGAATATGCAGGTATAAATGTTAACTCAGCAATATTAAAATCAATGGCAATAGCAGGTTTACTTGCTGGTATAGCTGGAGCTATACAAGTTATGGGTGTATCAAATAACATAACAATATTAGCAGCTCAAGAAGGTTATGGATTTGATGGTATAGCAGTTGCTTTAATTGCAAATAGTAATCCAATTGGAGTTATATTCTCAGGATTATTATTCGGAGGGCTTAAGTATGGATCAACTAAGATGCAAGCTATAGGGGCTCCTTCAGAAGTAGTAAATATAGTTATAGGATCTATAGTATTCTTTATAGCATTAAGTAGTGTATTAAGAAATTTATATATAAAAATGAGAGATAAAAAAAATAAAGGGGGAATTGCATAA
- the queG gene encoding tRNA epoxyqueuosine(34) reductase QueG, translated as MNKEKLKEYFKSLGLDTVGITGVNVNYELEKKLKERIEKEHITGMEEPILENRINPKNIMKDAKSIIVCAFPYHIDNEKESNLSRYCRGLDYHIVAKELLQKVCDYLDENIEGFEYKIFVDNGPLVDRELAYLSGIGYFGINNNIITDKYGSYVFIGYIINNYEFSLDKPLDKECMKCGKCVKYCPGNALLGNYDMNPRKCLSYITQKKEELSLEEVKAIKNSGKIFGCDICQEVCPHNKNIKETHIEEFMKDLILNLDFEEIDEISNKEFKRRYGNRAFSWRGKKIIKRNIEIILEKS; from the coding sequence ATGAATAAAGAAAAATTAAAAGAGTACTTTAAATCATTGGGCTTAGATACAGTAGGCATAACAGGAGTTAATGTAAACTATGAATTAGAAAAAAAATTAAAAGAAAGAATAGAAAAAGAACATATTACTGGAATGGAAGAACCTATTTTAGAAAACAGAATTAATCCTAAAAATATAATGAAAGATGCTAAATCTATAATAGTATGTGCCTTTCCATACCATATAGATAATGAAAAAGAGTCAAATTTATCTAGATACTGTAGAGGTTTAGATTATCATATAGTAGCGAAAGAATTATTACAGAAAGTATGCGATTATTTAGATGAGAATATCGAAGGATTTGAATATAAAATATTTGTAGATAATGGTCCATTAGTAGATAGAGAATTAGCTTATTTGTCTGGAATAGGGTATTTTGGAATAAATAATAATATAATAACAGATAAATATGGTTCTTATGTATTTATTGGTTATATTATAAATAATTATGAATTTTCTTTAGATAAGCCATTGGATAAAGAATGTATGAAATGTGGAAAATGTGTAAAATATTGTCCGGGAAATGCTCTTTTAGGAAATTATGATATGAACCCTAGAAAGTGTTTATCATATATAACTCAGAAGAAAGAAGAATTATCTTTAGAAGAAGTTAAAGCAATTAAAAATAGTGGGAAAATTTTTGGATGTGATATATGCCAAGAAGTATGTCCTCACAATAAAAATATAAAAGAAACTCATATAGAAGAATTTATGAAAGATTTAATATTAAATTTAGATTTTGAAGAAATTGATGAAATATCAAACAAAGAGTTTAAAAGGAGATATGGAAATAGAGCTTTTAGTTGGAGAGGCAAAAAAATAATAAAAAGAAATATAGAAATAATATTAGAAAAGTCTTAG
- the trmL gene encoding tRNA (uridine(34)/cytosine(34)/5-carboxymethylaminomethyluridine(34)-2'-O)-methyltransferase TrmL: MSLNIVLVEPEIPQNTGNIIRTCAATGTNLHLVKPLGFSLEDKYLKRSGLDYWDIANIKYYDSFEEVVEKNPEGKFFFATTKVNQAHSDVDYVDNSFIVFGKETKGLPKELIEANLETCIRIPMLDIEKARSLNLSNSVAIVVYEALRQLDYPKMR, encoded by the coding sequence ATGTCATTAAATATAGTTTTAGTAGAGCCAGAGATACCTCAAAATACTGGAAACATAATAAGAACATGTGCAGCAACAGGCACAAACTTACACTTAGTTAAACCTTTAGGATTTTCTCTAGAAGATAAGTATTTAAAAAGAAGCGGACTTGACTATTGGGATATAGCCAATATAAAGTATTATGATAGCTTTGAAGAAGTTGTAGAAAAAAACCCTGAAGGTAAGTTTTTCTTCGCAACTACTAAAGTCAATCAAGCTCACTCAGATGTTGATTATGTAGATAATTCATTTATAGTTTTTGGAAAAGAAACAAAAGGATTACCAAAAGAATTAATAGAAGCTAACTTAGAAACATGTATAAGAATACCAATGTTAGACATTGAGAAAGCAAGGTCGTTAAATTTATCTAACTCAGTTGCTATAGTTGTTTATGAAGCATTAAGACAATTAGATTATCCAAAAATGAGATAA
- a CDS encoding BMP family lipoprotein, whose translation MKLKKLLTLGLTVVMSASMLVGCSSSKNADSSEAAEGNEKVIRVGMVTDVGGVNDESFNQSAWAGLEKAKKEYGDKIEVKYLESKQDADYVPNIETFVDQDMDLIIGVGFKLADAIKEAAEHYPENQFALIDAAYPKQPKNVTSLLFEDNVSAYLTGLIAGKMTETNKVGFIGGVEGEVIDRFDYGYRAGVKAANPDAKVVVQYANSFTDSALGKSIANQMHKDNVDIIFSAAGAAGIGAIEAAKENNKKAIGVDQDQNKLAPNNVITSAMKNIDVAVFNLVKSMMDGTYKGGQVIVNTLDMDGVGIAPTSDKNVPPDVLEYVQKEAEKIKSGEIKVPQNEKEYKELNK comes from the coding sequence ATGAAACTTAAAAAGTTATTAACTTTAGGGTTAACTGTAGTTATGAGTGCTAGTATGTTAGTTGGATGCTCATCTAGCAAGAATGCAGACTCTTCAGAGGCTGCTGAGGGGAATGAAAAAGTAATTAGAGTAGGTATGGTTACTGATGTTGGTGGAGTAAACGATGAATCATTCAACCAATCTGCATGGGCAGGCCTTGAGAAAGCTAAGAAAGAGTACGGAGATAAAATAGAAGTTAAGTACTTAGAATCTAAGCAAGATGCTGACTATGTTCCAAATATAGAAACATTTGTAGATCAAGATATGGATTTAATAATAGGTGTAGGATTTAAATTAGCAGATGCTATAAAAGAAGCAGCTGAGCATTATCCAGAAAATCAATTTGCTCTTATAGATGCTGCTTATCCAAAACAACCAAAAAATGTTACATCATTATTATTTGAAGATAACGTATCAGCTTATTTAACAGGATTAATAGCTGGTAAAATGACTGAAACTAATAAAGTTGGTTTCATAGGTGGTGTAGAAGGAGAAGTTATAGATAGATTTGATTACGGATATAGAGCAGGTGTTAAAGCTGCTAACCCAGATGCAAAAGTAGTAGTTCAATATGCAAACAGCTTTACTGATTCAGCATTAGGAAAGTCTATAGCTAATCAAATGCACAAAGATAATGTAGATATCATATTCTCTGCTGCAGGTGCTGCAGGTATAGGAGCTATAGAAGCAGCTAAAGAAAATAATAAAAAAGCTATAGGTGTTGACCAAGACCAAAACAAGTTAGCTCCAAACAATGTAATAACTTCAGCTATGAAGAATATAGATGTTGCAGTATTTAACTTAGTTAAGTCTATGATGGATGGAACTTATAAAGGTGGACAAGTTATAGTAAACACACTAGACATGGATGGAGTTGGAATAGCTCCAACTAGTGATAAGAATGTTCCACCAGATGTTTTAGAATATGTTCAAAAAGAAGCAGAAAAAATAAAATCTGGTGAAATAAAAGTTCCACAAAATGAAAAAGAATATAAAGAATTAAATAAATAA
- a CDS encoding ABC transporter ATP-binding protein produces the protein MNNSNVNYSQKVVEMKNVTKKFGNFVANDNINLTVHKGEVHALLGENGAGKSTLMNILYGLYQPTSGEIYINGKLVEMDNPNVAIANGIGMVHQHFMLVQPFTVAQNIILGTEPTKGLGAVDINKAIDDVKAISEKYGLYVDPNAKIEDISVGMQQRVEILKALYRGAEILILDEPTAVLTPQEIQELIQIIRNLTKEGKSVIIITHKLKEIKAAADHCTIIRRGKYIDTVKVSDVTEDDLAAMMVGREVNFKVDKKEAKPSNVVLEINNLTVKDNRKISVVDELSLEVKAGEILGIAGIDGNGQSELVEALTGLRKAESGSIKINGKELLNKNPKEMFNNGIKNIPEDRHKRGLILDFTVAENTVLQNYKDKRFSKNGILNKAAIEKYADEIIERFDVRPTDHTVKSRALSGGNQQKVIIGREVDNIEVARATTKEAQLLIATQPTRGLDVGAIEFVHQALVKQRDEGNAVLLVSLELDEVMNVSDRIAVIYEGKIVGIVDAKDADENTLGLMMAGGEDNE, from the coding sequence ATGAATAATAGTAATGTTAACTACAGTCAAAAAGTTGTAGAAATGAAAAATGTAACAAAAAAATTCGGAAACTTTGTCGCAAATGATAATATAAATTTGACTGTACATAAAGGGGAAGTACATGCTCTTTTAGGTGAAAATGGAGCGGGTAAATCTACTTTAATGAACATATTATATGGATTATACCAACCAACATCAGGAGAAATATACATAAATGGTAAATTAGTTGAAATGGATAATCCAAATGTTGCTATAGCAAATGGTATAGGGATGGTTCATCAACATTTCATGTTAGTACAACCATTTACAGTAGCTCAGAACATAATATTAGGTACTGAGCCTACAAAAGGACTTGGAGCTGTAGATATAAACAAGGCTATTGATGATGTAAAAGCTATATCTGAAAAATATGGTCTATATGTTGATCCAAATGCAAAGATAGAAGATATATCAGTTGGTATGCAACAAAGAGTAGAAATACTAAAAGCATTATATAGAGGGGCAGAAATATTAATACTAGATGAACCAACAGCAGTTTTAACGCCACAAGAAATACAAGAACTTATACAAATAATAAGAAACTTAACAAAAGAAGGTAAGTCAGTAATAATAATAACTCATAAATTAAAAGAGATAAAAGCAGCTGCAGACCACTGTACAATAATTAGAAGAGGTAAATATATAGATACAGTAAAAGTATCAGATGTTACAGAAGATGATTTAGCAGCTATGATGGTTGGTAGAGAAGTTAACTTTAAAGTAGACAAAAAGGAAGCTAAGCCAAGTAATGTTGTTTTAGAGATAAATAATTTAACTGTTAAAGACAATAGAAAAATATCAGTAGTAGATGAATTATCGTTAGAAGTAAAAGCTGGTGAAATATTAGGGATAGCTGGTATAGATGGAAATGGGCAATCAGAATTAGTTGAGGCTTTAACAGGCCTTAGAAAAGCTGAATCTGGAAGTATAAAAATAAATGGAAAAGAATTATTAAATAAAAATCCAAAAGAAATGTTTAACAATGGTATTAAAAATATACCAGAAGATAGACATAAGAGAGGATTAATACTAGACTTCACAGTAGCAGAAAATACAGTTTTACAAAACTATAAAGATAAGAGATTCTCTAAAAATGGAATATTAAATAAAGCTGCAATAGAAAAATATGCAGATGAAATAATAGAAAGATTTGACGTAAGACCTACAGATCATACTGTTAAATCAAGAGCTTTATCTGGAGGTAACCAACAAAAGGTTATAATAGGTAGAGAGGTTGACAATATAGAGGTAGCAAGAGCCACTACTAAAGAGGCACAATTATTAATAGCAACTCAACCAACAAGAGGATTAGATGTTGGAGCTATAGAGTTCGTTCATCAAGCATTAGTTAAACAAAGAGATGAAGGAAATGCAGTACTATTAGTATCATTAGAACTAGATGAAGTTATGAATGTATCAGACAGAATAGCTGTAATATATGAAGGAAAAATAGTTGGAATCGTCGATGCAAAAGATGCAGATGAAAATACATTAGGATTAATGATGGCTGGAGGTGAAGATAATGAGTAG